The genomic segment GCCTTGCGCACGACGCCGCGCGCCTCGCCCGGGTTGCGGGCGAACCAGTCGGTCAGCTCCTCGGTCACCACGCGCTGCACGAAGCCCTTGACCTCGGTGTTGCCGAGCTTGGTCTTCGTCTGGCCCTCGAACTGCGGCTCGCCGAGCTTGACGGAGACCACGGCCGTCAGGCCCTCGCGCACGTCGTCGCCGGTCAGCGCCTCGTCCTTCTCCCGCAGCAGGTTGTTCGCGCGCGCGTAGCGGTTGACCAGGCCGGTCAGGGAGGCGCGGAAGCCCTCCTCGTGCGTGCCGCCCTCGTGCGTGTTGATGGTGTTGGCGTAGGTGTGGACGCTCTCGGAGTAGGCGGTGGTCCACTGCATGGCCACCTCGAGCGACATCATCCGCTCCACGTCCTCGGACTCGAAGGCGATGACGCCCTCGTGCACCGCCTCGCTGCGCTTGGACGCGTTCAGGTGCTTGACGTAGTCGACCAGGCCGCCGTCGTAGCGGTAGACGACGGAGCGGTCGGCGGCCTCGGCGGCCACCTCCTCGGCGGCGAGCTCGGCCGCCAGCTCGTCCGCGGCGCCGTCCGCGGCGGCGCGGGCGCCGTCCGCCCCGCCGGACACGCGCTCGTCGTGCAGCGCGATGGTCAGGCCCCGGTTGAGGAAGGCCATCTGCTGCAGGCGCGCGCGCAGCGTCTCGAAGTCGAACTCGACCGTCTCGAAGATGTCCGGATTGGGCCAGAACGTGACCGTGGTGCCGGTGGCGCCGGTCGGCTCGCCCTGGGCGAGCGGTGCCTCCGGCACGCCCATCGCGTAGCCCTGGCGCCACACGGACCCCTGCCGGCGCACCTCGACCTCCAGGCGGGTGCTCAGGGCGTTGACGACGGAGACGCCGACGCCGTGCAGGCCGCCGGAGACGGCGTACCCGCCGCCGCCGAACTTGCCGCCCGCGTGCAGCACCGTGAGCACCACCTCGACCGCCGGGCGGCCCTCCACCGGGTGCACGTCCACGGGGATGCCGCGGCCGTCGTCCACGACGCGCACGCCGCCGTCGGCGAGCAGCGTGACGTCGATGCTCGTGGCGTGCCCCGCCAGCGCCTCGTCCACGGAGTTGTCCACCACCTCGTAGACCAGGTGGTGCAGGCCCCGCTCGCCGGTGGAGCCGATGTACATGCCGGGCCGCTTGCGCACGGCCTCCAGGCCCTCGAGCACCTGGATGGCGCTGGCGTCGTAGCTCCCCGCCCTCCCGCCGTCGGCACCGCCGCCGTCCCCGGCGGCGACGACCTCCGCGAGCGACGGGACCGGCGTCGCGGGGGCGTCCTGGGCGGGGGCGTCAAGGGATTCGGCCACGGTCCTCCTCGGGCTGGCGCGCCCGAGCGGGCACTGCTCCCAGTCTACCGCGCCGAGGGCCCCGGACGGGCTCGCGACGCCCCCGGGACGGCCCCCTGGCGGCGCGTGGAGCCGCTGGAGGGGCGCGAACGGGGCCGGGGACGGGTCCGGGTACGCCCGGGGCCCCTCCGGCGGCTGTCGGGCCGGATCGCGGGACCCGCGCCGCGCCCGGCCGGCGGGCTCAGCCGTACGTGTCGCGCGGGCCCCGCCCGTCGGCGGCGGAGCGCGGCCCCGAGCGCCACGTGGGGGCGGCCGGCCCGCGCACCACGAGGCGGTCGACGACGCCCTCGCCGAGCTCCTCGCCGAGGCGGCGCAGCACCGCGGGCGCCAGCAGGCGCACCTGCGTCGCCCACGCCGTGGAGTCGGCGCGCACCGTCAGGACGCCGTCGGCGTAGGTCTCGGGCGTGCAGTGGGCGGCGACGTCGGCGCCGACGACCTGGTCCCAGCGGCCGATCACCCCGCCCACCGCGACCGGCGCCTGCCAGCCGCGCTCGGCGACGAGCCGGTCGATGCTGCCGCTGACCGTCTGCGGGTCCCGCGCGTCCGGGCCCGCGCCGGACGCCGCCGGCGCGCCGCCGCGGCGGGCGACCGCACCACCGCCCGCGCCTGCGCCGCCCTGGGCCCGGCCCGGCCGGGCGGCCGGGCGGGCGCCGCGCGCCAGGGCCGCGGCCCGGGCCCGGTTCAGC from the Quadrisphaera sp. DSM 44207 genome contains:
- the gyrB gene encoding DNA topoisomerase (ATP-hydrolyzing) subunit B, which translates into the protein MAESLDAPAQDAPATPVPSLAEVVAAGDGGGADGGRAGSYDASAIQVLEGLEAVRKRPGMYIGSTGERGLHHLVYEVVDNSVDEALAGHATSIDVTLLADGGVRVVDDGRGIPVDVHPVEGRPAVEVVLTVLHAGGKFGGGGYAVSGGLHGVGVSVVNALSTRLEVEVRRQGSVWRQGYAMGVPEAPLAQGEPTGATGTTVTFWPNPDIFETVEFDFETLRARLQQMAFLNRGLTIALHDERVSGGADGARAAADGAADELAAELAAEEVAAEAADRSVVYRYDGGLVDYVKHLNASKRSEAVHEGVIAFESEDVERMMSLEVAMQWTTAYSESVHTYANTINTHEGGTHEEGFRASLTGLVNRYARANNLLREKDEALTGDDVREGLTAVVSVKLGEPQFEGQTKTKLGNTEVKGFVQRVVTEELTDWFARNPGEARGVVRKAISASQARLAARKAREATRRKGLMDGVGLPGKLKDCQSNRPDECEVFIVEGDSAGGSAVRGRDPRTQAILPIRGKILNVERARLDKALGNQEVQALITAFGTGIGEEFDLARLRYHKIVLMADADVDGQHITTLLLTLLFRYMRPLVEAGHVYLAQPPLYRIKWSNREHDFVYSDRERDAVVAAGLAAGGRLPKEGGVQRYKGLGEMNWDELALTTMDRAHRTLRQVTMEDAAAADTIFSVLMGEDVESRRSFIQRNARDVRFLDV
- a CDS encoding DUF721 domain-containing protein, with protein sequence MADRPGAERGRPAGAQGAEPGSDAARVALNRARAAALARGARPAARPGRAQGGAGAGGGAVARRGGAPAASGAGPDARDPQTVSGSIDRLVAERGWQAPVAVGGVIGRWDQVVGADVAAHCTPETYADGVLTVRADSTAWATQVRLLAPAVLRRLGEELGEGVVDRLVVRGPAAPTWRSGPRSAADGRGPRDTYG